A window of Halobacteriovorax sp. DA5 contains these coding sequences:
- a CDS encoding bifunctional oligoribonuclease/PAP phosphatase NrnA → MTRNVERFKKLIEKANNIVITTHIFPDADGIGSEIALCMALRKLGKNAICINEEKLFDRYRYLDPDGVITNYNDSKDYFDKIDLFIVTDTNALPRIGKNVQELVLKSSELLFIDHHPCPKEIAAIHCVDSSKAATGELVGELIEALGVKFDKKMALALYTSIIIDTSSFRYPTVTGNTHRIVAKLMDTGISPPQAFNQINGVKQVEYMKLIGKVLSSCQMSPNGKVAWISLTEEEIESFGCETEDTHGFINHLLILEGIEVACMFREVGDKVKISFRSVNQTVDVGVIAQALGGGGHNHSAATIIDGNLAKVIPEVIEKIELMIE, encoded by the coding sequence ATGACCAGAAATGTAGAACGCTTCAAGAAGCTTATTGAAAAAGCTAATAATATTGTTATTACAACTCACATCTTTCCAGACGCCGATGGTATCGGAAGTGAGATTGCCCTTTGCATGGCCTTAAGAAAGCTTGGGAAGAATGCAATCTGCATTAATGAAGAAAAATTATTCGATCGCTATCGCTACCTAGATCCAGATGGTGTGATTACAAATTACAATGATTCAAAAGACTACTTTGATAAAATTGATTTATTTATCGTAACAGATACTAACGCTCTTCCTCGCATCGGAAAGAACGTTCAAGAGCTTGTTTTAAAATCAAGCGAGCTTCTATTTATCGATCACCACCCTTGCCCAAAAGAAATTGCGGCCATCCACTGTGTCGATTCTTCAAAGGCTGCAACAGGAGAACTAGTTGGCGAGTTAATTGAGGCGCTTGGTGTAAAATTTGATAAGAAAATGGCCTTGGCCCTTTATACTTCAATTATTATCGACACAAGCTCATTCCGCTATCCTACTGTAACAGGTAATACGCATCGTATTGTTGCAAAACTTATGGATACTGGAATTTCTCCTCCTCAAGCATTTAATCAAATCAACGGTGTTAAACAAGTTGAATACATGAAGCTCATAGGAAAGGTTCTATCCTCTTGTCAAATGAGTCCTAATGGCAAGGTTGCTTGGATTTCTCTAACAGAAGAAGAGATTGAAAGCTTTGGTTGTGAAACTGAAGACACTCACGGCTTTATCAATCACCTACTCATTCTTGAAGGTATTGAAGTTGCTTGTATGTTTAGAGAAGTTGGTGACAAAGTTAAGATCTCATTTCGCTCAGTCAATCAAACAGTTGACGTTGGCGTGATTGCCCAGGCCCTTGGTGGTGGTGGACACAATCACTCAGCAGCTACAATCATTGATGGAAACCTTGCAAAGGTCATTCCTGAGGTGATTGAAAAAATTGAATTAATGATTGAGTAA
- a CDS encoding ABC transporter ATP-binding protein — translation MSDNNLVELSDIRKTFPGKDVLKGVNLTIGRKGVLGFLGPNGAGKSTLMKIILEEQEYTGGSLVKDSELTIGYLPEEPALYRHMCVRPFLKFVQEIYQVEENIYSIEEVIEKCGLKEVAHQRIENLSKGYKQKVGIAAAICHNPKLLVLDEPLVGLDPHAIIQIKDVIKDLSKDHTIFISSHQLSDLASICDDIAILNEGIIVAHGPIGDIEKQLEVDQRVEVEFESVDENKLQGLKEMGISFIKKNDLYEFSGQTQDSDLRITLSKYFAQNDLAILSQQNIKVGLEDIFKKLTAKKEGTHE, via the coding sequence ATGAGTGACAATAACCTTGTAGAGTTGTCGGACATTAGAAAAACATTTCCTGGTAAAGATGTTCTCAAAGGGGTGAATCTCACAATTGGTCGCAAAGGAGTTTTAGGATTCCTTGGACCAAATGGTGCAGGTAAGTCGACTCTAATGAAAATCATCCTTGAAGAGCAGGAGTATACGGGGGGAAGTCTCGTTAAAGATAGCGAGCTAACGATTGGCTACCTTCCTGAAGAGCCTGCGCTCTATCGCCATATGTGTGTTAGGCCATTTCTAAAATTCGTCCAAGAAATTTATCAAGTTGAAGAAAATATCTATTCAATCGAAGAAGTTATTGAGAAGTGCGGACTTAAAGAAGTTGCTCATCAAAGAATTGAGAATTTATCTAAAGGTTATAAACAAAAAGTAGGGATTGCTGCTGCAATTTGCCACAATCCAAAGCTTCTTGTACTAGATGAACCACTTGTTGGGCTTGACCCACATGCCATTATTCAAATTAAGGACGTGATTAAGGATCTTTCAAAAGATCACACGATCTTCATTTCTTCTCATCAGTTAAGTGATCTTGCTTCGATTTGTGATGATATTGCAATCCTTAATGAAGGTATCATTGTTGCTCATGGGCCTATAGGTGATATTGAAAAGCAGCTTGAAGTTGATCAAAGAGTTGAAGTTGAGTTTGAATCAGTTGATGAAAATAAGCTTCAAGGCCTAAAAGAGATGGGAATAAGCTTTATTAAAAAGAATGATCTTTATGAGTTTAGCGGACAAACACAAGACAGTGATTTAAGAATTACACTATCTAAATATTTTGCTCAAAATGATTTAGCTATTTTATCGCAGCAAAATATTAAGGTAGGGCTTGAGGATATCTTTAAAAAGCTAACAGCAAAAAAGGAGGGAACACATGAATAA